A stretch of Aureispira sp. CCB-E DNA encodes these proteins:
- a CDS encoding GPW/gp25 family protein: MAENKSFLGSGWSFPPRFLDSTEGLELSHNDRDIAESIYILLSTTPGERVMNPGYGCNLQSMVFSSVTTSTKTRIEDLISTAILFYEPRVNLVAIEIDDTHQLEGKLEINIVYDIKGTNSRKNMVYPFYLTEGTDI; the protein is encoded by the coding sequence ATGGCAGAAAATAAATCTTTTTTAGGTTCTGGATGGAGTTTTCCTCCTCGATTTTTGGATAGTACAGAGGGTTTAGAACTTTCTCATAATGATAGAGATATAGCAGAATCTATCTATATTTTATTGTCTACAACTCCAGGGGAACGTGTGATGAATCCTGGGTATGGCTGTAATCTACAGAGCATGGTCTTCTCTTCGGTAACTACCTCTACCAAAACAAGAATAGAAGATTTGATTTCTACCGCGATTTTATTTTATGAACCAAGGGTGAACTTGGTCGCAATTGAAATTGACGATACGCATCAATTAGAAGGGAAATTGGAAATTAATATTGTCTACGATATCAAAGGCACCAACTCCCGTAAGAATATGGTGTATCCGTTCTACTTAACAGAGGGAACAGATATCTAA
- a CDS encoding phage tail protein, which yields MSDYSGTSVNPFEWPLVKFSFRVTIDGLPELGFQTVEGLESEITAIEYRMGNSDFLFKSKRPGMVSFSNVTFKKGEFLGDANLKDWWHMYAWEHTTNRNERKEILIELLDEASDVMMTWTLYGAFPVKFTPTSLDAEADSEVAFEELEVAIESFVLEKGS from the coding sequence ATGAGTGATTATAGTGGAACTTCGGTCAATCCATTCGAATGGCCATTAGTTAAATTCTCTTTCCGTGTAACTATCGACGGACTTCCTGAATTAGGTTTCCAAACTGTTGAAGGACTAGAGTCTGAAATAACTGCTATAGAGTACCGCATGGGGAACTCTGATTTCCTTTTCAAATCTAAGAGACCAGGTATGGTTTCATTCAGTAACGTTACTTTCAAGAAAGGTGAATTTTTGGGTGATGCTAACTTAAAAGATTGGTGGCACATGTACGCTTGGGAGCACACAACTAACCGTAACGAGCGTAAAGAAATCTTGATTGAGCTTTTGGATGAAGCAAGTGACGTAATGATGACTTGGACACTTTATGGTGCTTTCCCTGTTAAATTTACTCCAACTAGCTTGGATGCTGAAGCAGATTCTGAAGTTGCTTTCGAAGAACTTGAGGTTGCTATCGAATCTTTCGTTCTAGAAAAAGGATCTTAA
- the vgrG gene encoding type VI secretion system tip protein VgrG, whose amino-acid sequence MADSPIKKLGSGVINLEVTVDGTKLPDAMLVLETEVVKEINKIPYARVVIFDGDSREQTFPQSEESMFEPGAEIEIKVSHDPSSTMESIYKGLIVEHGIKLNRNGSSCLTLICRDEALALTVGRRNMIFYDQKDSDIISAIIKDSGIKSKATVEATKATHKKLIQYYCTNWDFIQARADANSLVTIVNDGEINIKKPTVSEKTDISITYGVDLMEMDLKIHSSHQYEEVQANFWDHTTQAIENTAGTKPTTNKQGDIDSAKLSSVLKPKELVHSSAPITKDFIQSWADSVYQRGHLSRIRGRVKFVGSEKIEVGKVVELVGFGSRFNGDAYIGKVRHTIKNAQWLTEVELGLPEKPHLEKYPSASPLGAGGALPAINGLQHGVVIQVNDDPDGEYRVLVNIPIIDNLEGEGVWARVSQLYATEDCGMVIFPEVGDEVVLGFFDNDPTYPVILGSMYSSKRKITTEESHDPTDVNHMKALSFNKGKLRMEFFDEPGKNIYKVFTEDKMMIQIDDDKDTITIDDPVNKNNILLDSKGVTMTVDQDLTIDVTGDIKITAGKGIAMEATNDITGKGMNVKFEAQTNFEAKGTAAFKAEGAQFEVKGSGMGTVDGGGMLTVKGGMVMIN is encoded by the coding sequence ATGGCTGATTCTCCTATAAAAAAACTCGGTAGTGGGGTTATTAACCTCGAAGTTACAGTAGATGGTACGAAACTTCCTGATGCTATGCTTGTGTTAGAGACAGAGGTTGTTAAGGAAATTAATAAGATACCTTATGCTAGAGTGGTTATTTTTGATGGCGATTCTAGAGAGCAAACCTTTCCTCAAAGTGAAGAAAGTATGTTTGAACCAGGGGCTGAAATAGAAATTAAAGTATCTCATGACCCTTCGTCAACGATGGAAAGTATCTACAAAGGCTTAATCGTAGAGCATGGGATTAAATTGAATCGAAATGGTTCTTCTTGTTTGACACTAATTTGTCGAGATGAAGCATTGGCATTAACTGTTGGGCGTAGAAATATGATTTTTTATGACCAAAAAGACTCTGATATCATTTCTGCAATAATTAAAGATTCTGGTATCAAATCCAAAGCAACTGTAGAAGCAACTAAGGCAACACACAAAAAATTGATACAATATTATTGTACCAATTGGGACTTTATTCAAGCTAGAGCGGATGCGAATAGTTTGGTTACCATTGTTAACGATGGAGAGATTAATATAAAAAAACCAACTGTATCCGAAAAAACAGATATTTCAATTACTTATGGTGTTGATTTGATGGAAATGGACTTGAAAATTCATTCTTCACACCAATATGAAGAAGTTCAAGCAAATTTTTGGGATCATACAACACAAGCTATTGAAAATACAGCAGGAACAAAACCAACAACGAATAAACAAGGTGACATTGACAGTGCTAAATTATCAAGTGTCTTAAAGCCAAAAGAGTTGGTGCATTCGTCAGCACCTATAACAAAGGATTTTATTCAATCTTGGGCAGACTCGGTTTATCAACGTGGTCATCTGTCAAGAATTCGAGGTCGAGTTAAGTTTGTTGGATCTGAGAAAATAGAGGTTGGGAAAGTGGTAGAATTAGTTGGCTTTGGTTCTCGTTTTAATGGAGATGCCTATATAGGAAAAGTACGCCATACTATTAAAAATGCTCAATGGTTGACAGAAGTGGAGTTGGGCTTACCTGAAAAACCACATTTAGAAAAATATCCTTCTGCTAGCCCTTTGGGGGCAGGTGGTGCTTTGCCTGCGATTAATGGGTTACAACATGGTGTTGTTATACAGGTTAATGATGACCCTGATGGAGAATATAGAGTCTTGGTCAATATCCCAATTATTGACAATCTAGAAGGTGAAGGTGTTTGGGCTAGAGTCTCACAGCTCTACGCTACTGAAGATTGTGGAATGGTTATTTTTCCCGAAGTAGGTGATGAGGTAGTCTTAGGTTTCTTTGATAATGACCCAACATACCCTGTTATACTTGGTTCTATGTATAGTAGTAAGCGAAAAATTACAACTGAAGAATCGCACGACCCTACTGATGTGAATCATATGAAAGCGCTTTCTTTCAATAAAGGAAAGTTGCGCATGGAGTTTTTTGATGAACCAGGTAAGAATATATACAAGGTATTTACAGAGGATAAAATGATGATTCAAATTGATGATGATAAAGATACCATCACAATTGATGACCCTGTTAATAAAAATAATATCTTGTTGGATTCCAAGGGAGTAACGATGACGGTAGATCAAGATTTGACGATTGATGTTACTGGAGATATCAAAATTACAGCAGGAAAAGGTATTGCTATGGAAGCAACAAATGATATCACTGGAAAAGGGATGAATGTTAAGTTTGAAGCACAAACAAACTTTGAGGCAAAGGGAACCGCTGCATTTAAAGCAGAAGGTGCTCAGTTTGAGGTCAAAGGTTCTGGAATGGGAACAGTAGATGGTGGTGGAATGTTAACGGTTAAAGGGGGGATGGTTATGATTAACTAA
- a CDS encoding phage tail protein — MAKKVSNSNNNPHLNADGVGDLSHLNPTNTNPVSKIGDLSHLQISAVGQNQIKQVNTGGNLSHNEWPLTKFAFEINIGGFTGNVSFQGMDGMGATIATMKFRDGNSNKFYEQSRPTLTSYDPVTLKKGMFSGDTDLFDWFSNVSQGSMFSDMRTVTINLSELTGGGRTHMFTWTLEKAFVTKFTPSNLDGEAESEIAIEEVELTYQSFSMNAGSGLLGSVLGGIGSIVGGAVGGAIGGAIGGAVSKIF; from the coding sequence ATGGCAAAAAAAGTATCTAATAGTAATAACAACCCCCACTTAAATGCTGATGGAGTGGGAGACCTATCTCATTTAAATCCTACGAATACAAATCCTGTTAGCAAGATTGGAGATTTGTCTCATCTACAAATTTCTGCTGTTGGGCAAAACCAAATTAAGCAGGTAAATACAGGAGGAAATTTGTCACACAATGAATGGCCATTAACCAAATTTGCTTTTGAAATCAACATAGGAGGCTTTACGGGCAATGTGTCCTTTCAAGGAATGGATGGAATGGGAGCCACAATCGCAACCATGAAGTTTAGGGATGGCAACTCAAACAAATTTTATGAACAAAGTCGACCTACCTTAACTTCTTATGATCCCGTAACCTTAAAAAAAGGTATGTTTTCGGGAGATACAGATCTTTTTGATTGGTTTTCTAATGTATCGCAAGGCTCTATGTTTAGCGACATGAGAACTGTCACCATCAATTTGTCAGAACTAACAGGAGGAGGACGAACACATATGTTTACTTGGACGCTAGAAAAGGCTTTTGTGACCAAATTTACACCCTCTAATTTAGACGGTGAGGCAGAGAGTGAAATAGCTATTGAAGAAGTAGAGCTAACGTATCAATCTTTTTCAATGAATGCTGGTTCAGGTCTTCTTGGTTCTGTCTTAGGCGGTATTGGAAGTATCGTAGGCGGTGCTGTAGGAGGCGCAATCGGTGGTGCCATTGGTGGTGCTGTATCTAAAATTTTCTAA
- a CDS encoding baseplate J/gp47 family protein has product MSQNNNTHILHWNGVSQDERVLKALLPDSVQVDERSISDILAFAAKFAEIVQYYNLENTRDGSWSRFFEKDETIFLSTIVSTDLHKIEKEHNRLIHILDNAPRAEEKLEALEGLMQQILDLAKQINDWYMHALNMDRLNMMHSSELENELENAIKQQLAQNLMDLLVYQEDLGFNPTGPFSAAEIRKHFHSNWFKKHEQIGARNILIKGRESADKIKSYTKKIRIQFRTFYSVTSYILQIAPKYLMESLTGKANHRPDIALFISFAKMFKKLQYQVNTLTEKHLDFYYYNVLKQRQQGLAPDRANVYFNVATHIDTHLLEKGTLLTAGKDEHGVEHFYATEDDLTLNQAKVESIHTLFVSKNPKIGIGSSYRVITNLYSANIANSKDGEGGRFVNDEENWPTFGHEILELPKDEQQMKFADIGWAMSSPILEMDEGHRIVTMNFKFVQSTMYTLNLLIKDISINQDISREDAFSKIFKNSLEVFFTTQEGWEQAYTCEILPPNEWGSPEITIVATLTANAPSVVKYDAEVHGDGYQTKDPVIRILHRNEGSFFSYSFLKELEVQRIGLDIDVKEIKGLSLSSDVGTIYPNVPFQPFGPIPQVGSYLMIGKEEIFKKEITDLQFNIEWHALPDDKKGFRGHYKDYGLGIKNDQFELKLTALSDGVFHPVEEEVPLTFKMFEAEEDNPQAIHHKRTICDIDVDALNIKPDEELEMRPNYDHEARAGYFKLEIFGPKVAFAHREYAKIYAKRVKYNTDPKRKGPEKPLPLQPVAPMMKSITIDYSATTEINVLSMGTLTKGEETKEQIYHIHPFGIIQTFGKGRSSNRLLMPNYDDNAYLYLGVKGLVPPNNLTLYFELKENINLFSDEAAKFAKPEVVWSYLSEDEWKDFSQNMILSDTTNGFNNSGIINLEIPRDLTDKNSILESGLHWLRVTVKGEPSLLPRCLKVATQAVRVVWQDNGHSATHLVEPLPGYTIKKLASSIAQVRGVNQPFPSFGGRPGETKYDFYRRTSERLRHKNRAVSAWDYERLVLEKFPNIHQVKCVTHVGNENFVDPGTVILVVVPKIDKNSRSYHLPMVNFTVLNAIKEYLEQLSSPFVTIQVRNPIYERVKITAGVRFEKGKNNGTYLKKLNQDIIEFLCPWMLGGSQELNLGGTLVKDVVLSFIEKCDYVDFVTKFSAVQVFPEDGVGFDVDDTAIHATNSPLIKATKPWSILIPFESNPIYFLDDETFQVPEKASISSMIIDGDFVMTEEKERDLDDYLSDKRRKKDEEDED; this is encoded by the coding sequence ATGAGTCAAAATAATAATACCCATATATTACATTGGAACGGCGTTTCGCAAGATGAACGCGTTCTAAAAGCTTTGTTGCCCGATTCTGTTCAAGTAGATGAACGTTCAATCAGTGATATTTTGGCTTTTGCGGCTAAATTTGCAGAGATCGTTCAGTACTATAATTTAGAGAACACTAGAGATGGCAGTTGGAGTCGGTTCTTTGAAAAAGATGAAACCATCTTTTTGTCTACTATTGTTTCTACGGATTTGCATAAGATTGAGAAAGAGCACAATCGCTTGATCCATATCTTAGACAATGCTCCAAGAGCAGAAGAAAAGTTGGAAGCTTTGGAGGGATTGATGCAACAGATTTTGGATTTGGCAAAGCAAATCAATGATTGGTATATGCATGCGCTGAACATGGATCGCTTGAATATGATGCATTCTTCAGAGCTAGAAAATGAATTAGAAAATGCCATTAAACAGCAGTTAGCACAAAATTTAATGGATTTGTTGGTGTACCAAGAAGATTTAGGATTTAATCCAACAGGACCGTTTAGTGCCGCAGAAATTCGTAAGCATTTTCATAGCAATTGGTTCAAGAAACACGAACAAATTGGGGCTAGAAATATCTTGATTAAAGGTAGAGAGTCGGCTGATAAGATTAAAAGTTATACTAAAAAAATACGGATACAATTCCGTACCTTCTACAGTGTGACTTCTTATATCTTGCAAATTGCACCTAAATATTTGATGGAATCGCTAACGGGCAAAGCCAACCATCGTCCAGATATTGCGCTGTTTATTTCTTTTGCAAAGATGTTTAAGAAATTACAGTATCAAGTTAATACGCTCACAGAAAAGCATTTAGACTTTTATTATTATAACGTACTAAAACAACGTCAGCAAGGTTTGGCTCCAGACCGTGCCAATGTTTATTTTAATGTGGCAACACATATTGATACCCATCTCTTGGAAAAAGGGACGTTGTTGACTGCGGGGAAAGACGAACATGGTGTAGAGCATTTTTATGCTACAGAGGATGACCTAACACTCAATCAAGCTAAAGTTGAGTCGATTCATACCTTGTTTGTGAGTAAAAACCCTAAAATTGGCATTGGAAGTTCCTACCGAGTTATCACAAATTTATATTCAGCCAATATAGCTAATTCCAAAGATGGTGAAGGAGGGCGTTTTGTCAATGATGAAGAAAACTGGCCAACATTTGGGCACGAAATCTTAGAGTTGCCTAAGGATGAACAACAAATGAAATTTGCAGATATAGGATGGGCGATGTCGTCTCCTATTTTGGAAATGGATGAAGGACATCGAATTGTCACGATGAACTTTAAGTTTGTGCAAAGTACGATGTACACACTCAATTTGTTGATAAAAGATATTAGTATCAATCAAGATATTTCACGTGAAGATGCTTTTTCTAAAATATTTAAAAATAGTTTGGAAGTATTCTTTACGACTCAAGAGGGGTGGGAGCAAGCATATACTTGCGAAATTTTGCCTCCAAATGAATGGGGAAGCCCTGAAATTACCATCGTTGCTACACTAACAGCCAATGCCCCTAGCGTTGTGAAATATGATGCTGAAGTGCATGGTGACGGTTATCAAACTAAAGACCCTGTTATTCGTATATTGCACAGAAATGAAGGTTCATTCTTTTCCTACTCATTCTTAAAAGAGTTAGAGGTTCAACGAATTGGCTTGGATATAGATGTAAAAGAAATAAAAGGTTTGTCTTTGTCTAGCGATGTAGGGACAATTTACCCTAATGTGCCTTTCCAACCTTTTGGTCCAATTCCTCAAGTAGGTTCTTATTTGATGATTGGAAAAGAAGAGATTTTCAAAAAAGAAATTACAGATTTACAGTTCAATATAGAATGGCATGCTTTGCCTGATGATAAAAAAGGTTTCAGAGGGCATTATAAAGATTATGGATTAGGAATTAAGAACGACCAGTTTGAGTTGAAGTTAACTGCTTTGTCAGATGGTGTGTTCCATCCTGTCGAGGAGGAGGTGCCGTTGACGTTTAAAATGTTTGAGGCGGAAGAAGATAACCCACAAGCGATTCACCACAAGCGAACTATTTGTGATATAGATGTGGATGCTCTGAACATCAAACCTGATGAGGAACTAGAGATGCGTCCTAACTACGATCACGAGGCTAGAGCAGGATACTTTAAATTAGAAATTTTTGGTCCAAAGGTGGCTTTTGCTCATAGAGAATATGCTAAAATATACGCTAAGCGCGTCAAATACAATACCGATCCTAAACGAAAAGGACCTGAAAAACCATTGCCACTACAGCCTGTTGCTCCAATGATGAAATCAATTACCATTGATTATTCTGCGACGACAGAGATTAACGTATTGTCTATGGGAACCCTAACGAAAGGAGAAGAGACCAAAGAGCAGATTTATCACATCCACCCATTTGGAATTATTCAAACGTTTGGAAAAGGGCGTTCGTCGAACCGACTGTTAATGCCTAATTATGATGATAACGCTTATTTGTATTTAGGTGTTAAGGGCTTAGTGCCACCCAATAATTTGACCTTATATTTTGAATTAAAAGAAAATATTAACTTGTTCTCTGATGAAGCGGCCAAGTTTGCTAAACCAGAGGTGGTTTGGAGCTATTTATCTGAAGATGAGTGGAAGGATTTTTCTCAGAATATGATTCTGTCTGATACGACAAATGGGTTTAACAATTCTGGAATTATCAATTTAGAAATTCCACGTGATTTGACAGATAAAAATTCTATTTTGGAGAGTGGCTTGCATTGGTTAAGAGTAACTGTGAAAGGCGAGCCAAGTTTGTTGCCTAGATGTTTGAAAGTTGCTACACAAGCAGTTCGGGTGGTGTGGCAAGATAACGGTCATAGTGCTACGCATTTGGTAGAACCATTGCCAGGGTATACGATTAAAAAATTGGCATCGTCTATTGCACAAGTGAGAGGAGTCAATCAACCGTTCCCTTCTTTTGGCGGTCGCCCAGGAGAAACTAAGTATGATTTTTATAGAAGAACAAGCGAGCGTTTGCGCCATAAAAACAGGGCGGTATCGGCTTGGGATTATGAACGATTGGTGTTGGAAAAATTCCCCAACATACATCAGGTGAAATGTGTGACTCACGTAGGAAATGAAAATTTTGTCGATCCAGGAACGGTTATTTTAGTAGTAGTCCCTAAAATTGATAAAAATTCAAGAAGTTATCATTTACCAATGGTTAACTTTACAGTATTGAATGCCATCAAGGAGTATTTGGAACAATTGTCTTCTCCTTTTGTAACAATCCAAGTTCGTAATCCAATTTACGAGCGAGTCAAAATTACGGCAGGAGTTCGTTTTGAGAAAGGTAAGAATAATGGTACTTACTTGAAGAAACTCAATCAAGATATTATTGAATTCTTATGCCCTTGGATGTTGGGTGGTTCTCAAGAATTAAATTTGGGCGGTACATTGGTAAAAGATGTTGTCCTGAGCTTTATTGAGAAATGTGATTATGTCGATTTTGTAACTAAATTTTCTGCGGTACAAGTTTTCCCAGAGGATGGTGTAGGGTTTGATGTAGATGATACGGCAATTCATGCAACCAATTCTCCATTGATAAAAGCAACGAAACCTTGGTCTATTTTGATTCCTTTTGAATCGAATCCTATTTACTTCTTGGATGATGAAACATTCCAAGTTCCAGAAAAAGCATCTATTAGTTCGATGATTATTGACGGAGACTTTGTAATGACAGAGGAAAAAGAAAGAGATTTAGATGATTATTTATCTGATAAACGTCGCAAAAAGGATGAAGAAGACGAAGATTAG
- a CDS encoding phage tail sheath C-terminal domain-containing protein → MAKQYATPGVYIEEKSAFSNSVVSVATAVPAFIGYTQKAAAGKKDLTNVPMRITSMVEYISFFGGAPTTQFTIEADDNNYSLDVEGETNYNLFRSLQLFFANGGGACYIVSVGNYTGGVKASALIGAENGGGITALLKEQEPTLVVIPDAVLLEEGDCASVQQAMIKHCGADTRSRFAILDVWNGHQARTLLDDDVVTAARTAYGGNFLDFGAAYYPWLNATVVSADDLSYKNISNADGLIDILNSEVDENVAAGYVKEEKGDMIKEEIAKISDDDANATAVSNLLKAVSPIYNDILGQMKEALNVLPPSGAVAGIYALVDSSVGVHKAPANVSVSAVTGPTVNVNAEEQENLNLPLSGKAVNAIRPFVGKGTLVWGARTLDGNSGDWRYINVRRTMIMLEQSIKFACEPYVFRPNDSNTWLAVRTMISNFLRNQWQSGALVGNSEAEAYAVDCGLGTTMTPQDVLDGYMKVSVKVAISRPAEFIVISFQQKMPGGE, encoded by the coding sequence ATGGCAAAACAATATGCAACACCCGGTGTGTATATCGAAGAGAAAAGTGCCTTTTCCAACTCTGTAGTTTCTGTAGCAACTGCAGTACCTGCTTTTATTGGGTATACTCAAAAAGCAGCAGCTGGTAAAAAAGACTTGACGAATGTTCCAATGCGAATTACTTCTATGGTGGAGTACATTAGCTTTTTTGGAGGAGCGCCAACAACTCAATTTACAATCGAAGCTGATGACAATAACTACAGCTTAGACGTAGAAGGAGAAACTAACTACAACTTGTTCCGCAGCTTGCAATTATTCTTTGCAAACGGAGGTGGTGCTTGTTACATCGTATCAGTAGGTAACTATACTGGTGGTGTGAAAGCTTCTGCTTTGATCGGTGCAGAAAATGGAGGTGGTATTACTGCTTTGTTGAAAGAGCAAGAGCCTACATTGGTTGTAATTCCAGATGCAGTATTACTAGAGGAAGGAGATTGTGCTTCTGTTCAACAAGCAATGATCAAACATTGTGGTGCGGATACTCGTAGCCGTTTTGCAATTTTGGACGTATGGAATGGTCACCAAGCTAGAACATTGTTGGATGACGATGTTGTAACTGCTGCTCGTACAGCATATGGTGGAAATTTCTTGGATTTTGGTGCAGCTTACTACCCTTGGTTGAACGCTACTGTTGTAAGTGCTGACGACTTGAGCTACAAAAACATTAGCAACGCTGATGGGCTTATCGACATCTTGAACAGTGAAGTTGACGAAAATGTAGCTGCTGGTTATGTAAAAGAAGAAAAAGGTGACATGATCAAAGAAGAGATCGCTAAGATTTCTGATGATGATGCTAACGCTACTGCTGTAAGCAACTTGTTGAAAGCAGTTAGTCCTATCTATAACGATATTTTAGGCCAAATGAAGGAGGCTCTTAACGTTCTTCCTCCATCTGGTGCTGTTGCTGGTATCTATGCATTGGTAGATAGCTCTGTGGGAGTTCACAAAGCACCTGCAAATGTAAGTGTATCGGCTGTTACTGGTCCTACAGTAAATGTTAATGCTGAGGAGCAAGAAAATTTGAACTTACCATTGAGCGGTAAAGCAGTTAATGCAATCCGTCCATTTGTTGGTAAAGGTACTTTAGTATGGGGTGCTCGTACTCTTGATGGAAACAGTGGAGACTGGAGATACATCAACGTACGTCGTACAATGATTATGTTAGAACAATCTATCAAGTTTGCTTGTGAGCCTTATGTGTTCCGTCCAAATGATAGCAACACTTGGTTGGCTGTTAGAACAATGATTTCTAACTTCTTACGTAATCAATGGCAAAGTGGTGCATTAGTAGGAAATAGCGAAGCAGAAGCTTATGCTGTAGATTGTGGTCTAGGAACTACAATGACTCCTCAAGATGTACTAGATGGTTACATGAAAGTATCTGTTAAAGTAGCAATCTCTCGCCCTGCCGAGTTTATTGTAATCTCTTTCCAACAAAAAATGCCTGGTGGCGAATAG
- a CDS encoding phage tail protein, which translates to MDLLSNIVGFMNEPIPSFFFEVLFFERSDSFSFKTMSISASLALQALDPMATAFSDVQGLKMSFATTPLNEAGWSTPRPSFDKIDNDELVLQRYLRPRHIGVMGFSLDPTSEWCQKTMSSAKTWEEKIEVKDIMICIYHPMIQNPLPIGPSSFPVAGFLIHEAFPTSWEISDLSSTSGDAPIKETIKFKYTEIERLEIPPS; encoded by the coding sequence ATGGACTTACTATCGAATATAGTTGGCTTCATGAATGAACCGATTCCGAGTTTTTTCTTTGAAGTCTTATTTTTTGAAAGATCAGATTCCTTCTCGTTTAAGACGATGTCAATTTCTGCTTCTTTAGCATTGCAAGCATTAGACCCAATGGCTACTGCTTTTTCAGATGTACAAGGATTAAAAATGAGTTTTGCAACAACTCCTTTAAATGAAGCAGGTTGGTCTACTCCAAGACCTTCTTTTGATAAAATTGATAACGATGAGTTGGTACTGCAACGCTATTTGAGACCTCGTCATATTGGAGTAATGGGATTCTCATTAGATCCTACTAGTGAATGGTGCCAAAAGACAATGTCCTCTGCTAAAACTTGGGAAGAGAAAATAGAAGTGAAAGATATTATGATTTGTATCTATCACCCTATGATTCAAAATCCATTACCGATTGGTCCTTCCTCTTTTCCTGTAGCAGGATTTTTGATTCACGAGGCTTTTCCAACAAGTTGGGAAATTTCTGATTTGAGCTCAACATCTGGAGATGCACCAATTAAGGAAACCATCAAGTTTAAGTATACAGAAATTGAACGTTTAGAAATTCCTCCATCCTAA
- a CDS encoding DUF5908 family protein: protein MSISIKKLLFNTKINKKSKGSSKDATEGGGGGAMSKLEKEELIQECLDKVRDMIEYELKP from the coding sequence ATGTCTATTTCAATTAAAAAATTGCTGTTTAATACAAAAATTAATAAAAAAAGTAAAGGCAGCTCTAAAGATGCTACCGAAGGTGGTGGCGGTGGTGCAATGTCTAAATTAGAAAAAGAGGAACTAATTCAAGAGTGCTTGGATAAAGTTCGAGATATGATAGAATACGAATTGAAACCTTAA
- a CDS encoding PAAR domain-containing protein: MAPPASRLTDMHVCPMVTGTVPHVGGPISGPGCPTVMIGKLPAALVGDMCVCTGPPDTIAMGSTTVLIGGMPAARLGDTCAHGGSIVLGEFTVMIG, from the coding sequence ATGGCGCCTCCAGCATCAAGATTAACAGATATGCACGTTTGCCCAATGGTTACAGGAACAGTACCTCATGTTGGTGGTCCAATTTCAGGACCTGGTTGCCCAACGGTTATGATTGGTAAATTACCTGCTGCATTGGTTGGAGATATGTGTGTGTGTACCGGTCCCCCAGATACGATTGCAATGGGGTCTACGACTGTTTTAATAGGTGGTATGCCTGCTGCTCGGTTGGGAGATACTTGTGCACATGGTGGTTCTATCGTTTTGGGCGAATTTACTGTAATGATAGGCTAA